In one Lolium rigidum isolate FL_2022 chromosome 3, APGP_CSIRO_Lrig_0.1, whole genome shotgun sequence genomic region, the following are encoded:
- the LOC124699012 gene encoding polyol transporter 5-like, with translation MAHDGAADEANTAPLLASKTEKPRRNMYAFGCATLASMTTILMGYNLALMSGAQLFIREDLGLTDEQVEVLAGSMNVYMLVSILAAGWTADLLGRRGTLVLANGFLMAGALAMSLGGSYAALMAARFVTSIGVGFALVVAPVYNAEISPASVRGVLSSLLDIFVNVGILLSYVSNYALAGLPVHIGWRVMYAIGVLPPVFLAAGVLCMPESPRWLAMRGRQADARAVLVRTSDTAAEAELRLEEIKRVVEAPQDAGVGVWRELIFQPSAMVRRILVCVVGLNFLQQAAGIDAILLYSPLVFKKAGMSSSHAILGATIAIGVVKTCFILVVSFFSDRVGRRPLLMASSGGVAMSLAALALTLCVGEPSPASAAACVTFVLASVAAFSVGFGSLPSTVSAEIMPLRLRAQGASLGMAVNRLTCGVVSMSFISLSAWITMPGCFFLYAGLAATACVFVFVRLPETRGRSLEDMDALFSK, from the exons ATGGCGCACGATGGAGCTGCCGATGAAGCCAACACCGCGCCGCTGCTCGCGTCGAAGACGGAGAAGCCACGGCGGAACATGTACGCCTTCGGCTGTGCCACGCTCGCCTCCATGACCACCATCCTCATGGGCTACA ATCTGGCGCTGATGAGCGGCGCGCAGCTCTTCATCCGGGAGGACCTGGGGCTGACCGACGAGCAGGTGGAGGTGCTGGCGGGGTCCATGAACGTGTACATGCTCGTGTCCATCCTCGCCGCCGGTTGGACGGCCGACCTCCTGGGCCGCCGCGGCACGCTCGTGCTCGCCAACGGCTTCCTCATGGCCGGCGCGCTAGCCATGTCGCTCGGCGGCAGCTACGCCGCGCTCATGGCCGCGCGCTTCGTCACCAGCATCGGCGTCGGCTTCGCCCTCGTCGTCGCGCCGGTCTACAACGCCGAGATCTCGCCGGCGTCCGTTCGTGGCGTGCTCTCTTCGTTGCTCGAT ATTTTTGTAAACGTGGGCATCCTGCTCAGCTACGTGTCGAACTACGCCTTAGCCGGCCTGCCGGTGCACATCGGCTGGCGGGTCATGTACGCCATCGGCGTGCTCCCGCCCGTGTTCCTCGCCGCGGGGGTGCTCTGCATGCCGGAGTCACCACGGTGGCTCGCCATGCGCGGGCGCCAGGCCGACGCGCGCGCGGTGCTGGTGCGCACCTCTGACACGGCCGCGGAGGCCGAGCTGCGCCTAGAGGAGATCAAGCGGGTCGTGGAGGCGCCGCAAGATGCCGGAGTCGGCGTGTGGCGGGAGCTGATCTTCCAGCCGTCGGCCATGGTCCGGCGGATCCTCGTCTGCGTGGTCGGGCTTAACTTCCTCCAGCAAGCCGCCGGCATCGATGCCATCCTTCTCTACAGTCCGCTGGTGTTCAAGAAGGCCGGCATGTCGTCGAGCCACGCCATCCTGGGAGCCACCATTGCCATCGGCGTCGTAAAGACGTGCTTCATCCTCGTCGTCTCCTTCTTCTCCGACCGAGTCGGCCGGCGCCCGCTCCTAATGGCAAGCAGCGGCGGTGTGGCCATGTCCCTGGCCGCCCTGGCCCTCACGCTCTGCGTCGGCGAGCCTTCTCCCGCCAGCGCGGCCGCGTGCGTGACGTTCGTGCTGGCCTCCGTCGCGGCGTTCTCGGtggggttcgggtcgctcccgtccACGGTCAGCGCCGAGATTATGCCGCTGCGGCTGCGCGCGCAGGGCGCCAGCCTCGGCATGGCCGTGAACCGGCTGACGTGCGGAGTGGTGAGCATGTCGTTTATATCGCTCTCTGCCTGGATCACCATGCCCGGCTGCTTCTTCCTGTACGCAGGATTGGCCGCCACGGCGTGCGTGTTCGTGTTCGTGCGGCTGCCGGAGACGAGGGGCCGGAGCCTAGAGGACATGGACGCGCTGTTTTCAAAATGA
- the LOC124703037 gene encoding stress-associated endoplasmic reticulum protein 2-like: MTTSRRLADRKTAKFQKNITKRGSVPETTVKKGNDYPVGPIVLGFFIFVVIGSSLFQIIRTASSGGLA; the protein is encoded by the exons ACTACCTCCAGGCGCCTTGCTGACAGGAAGACTGCTAAGTTCCAGAAGAACATCACCAAGAGGGGCTCGGTTCCTGAAACCACTGTGAAGAAGGGGAATGACTATCCTGTTGGACCTATAgtgcttggattcttcatctttgtGGTCATTGGATCAT CTCTGTTTCAGATAATCAGGACAGCGAGCAGCGGTGGGTTGGCTTGA